A genome region from Arachis duranensis cultivar V14167 chromosome 8, aradu.V14167.gnm2.J7QH, whole genome shotgun sequence includes the following:
- the LOC107460145 gene encoding uncharacterized protein LOC107460145, with the protein MEAFCQQSSSLLSANKKKQMRIIKTASSSNKRIGGGRVGNHVTPLDNTYAYAAAAAGLLNHPSRANSLVHYQHQQQQPPLLPLPNASSIHNQHQHHQPLLSRSQSLMISSPMKSNKASTKKRSSSEHDNSSHRRGPDPKDLPKHLPLSKVLMMGGNSNKGNMEDMIMSPPPSSLPLPKFSLRSKLSCNAEAAGVDDGATNNLRRLLRLR; encoded by the coding sequence atgGAAGCTTTCTGCCAACAATCATCATCACTACTTTCTgcaaacaagaaaaagcagaTGAGAATAATCAAAACCGCCAGCAGCAGCAACAAGAGAATCGGAGGAGGAAGAGTAGGTAATCACGTTACTCCTCTTGACAATACATATGCGTATGCTGCTGCAGCTGCAGGTCTCTTGAATCATCCGTCACGCGCCAACTCTTTAGTTCATTAtcaacatcaacaacaacaaccaccgCTCCTTCCTCTGCCAAATGCTTCATCAATTCAtaatcaacatcaacatcaccAGCCTTTGCTTTCTAGAAGCCAGAGCCTCATGAtctcatctccaatgaaatccaACAAAGCATCAACGAAGAAGAGATCCTCCTCTGAACATGATAATAGTAGCCACCGCCGGGGACCCGACCCAAAGGACCTTCCTAAACATCTTCCTCTCTCAAAAGTGTTGATGATGGGAGGGAATAGTAATAAGGGGAACATGGAAGACATGATTATGTCTCCGCCGCCGAGCAGCTTGCCGCTGCCAAAGTTTTCTCTGAGGTCCAAACTCAGTTGCAACGCCGAAGCCGCCGGTGTTGACGACGGAGCAACAAACAATCTCCGCAGACTTCTACGCCTCCGATGA
- the LOC107460144 gene encoding uncharacterized protein LOC107460144 has product MSRCFPFRPTGYTSNGSCSEALIESIKIQREDAKVKKDLKKERRREKKEKKEKKEKRKERRERKGKTSNFSDAKDQKHIEAAGESTTERSKGVCVQKLDDSENEQQNKSDITVEHDQPVSWLEPCSSDSIQSGNKRKRSVSPSSQNGATGIKLRLALKKPEEQKQDDQFGSTSRSAVTVYSSVQNANESHHQVRCFTSAERDTCAGNSDFTLKGKFQSSHNGSAPKSDTPVLSVYDALFQNWIPPPLTVDGLSSDEDWLFGSELKDGRSDTKRVKPISGAMRCSSTSLWPRAQYVPEVEIYALPYTVPF; this is encoded by the exons ATGTCGCGATGCTTTCCCTTCAGACCTACAGGGTATACGAGCAATGGGTCATGTAGCGAGGCCTTGATCGAATCAATTAAG ATCCAGAGAGAGGATGCTAAGGTCAAGAAAGAtctcaagaaagaaaggagaagggaaaagaaggaaaagaaggaaaagaaggaaaaaaggaaagaaaggagagagaggaAAGGAAAAACCTCCAATTTCAGTGATGCTAAAGACCAGAAGCACATTGAAGCAGCAGGGGAAAGCACGACAGAGAGAAGTAAGGGGGTCTGCGTGCAAAAGCTAGATGACTCCGAAAATGAACAGCAGAACAAGAGTGACATAACCGTGGAACATGACCAACCAGTCTCTTGGTTAGAACCTTGCAGCTCGGACAGTATCCAAAGCGGCAACAAAAGGAAAAGGAGTGTATCACCATCTAGTCAAAATGGAG CAACGGGCATAAAATTAAGACTTGCACTGAAAAAACCTGAAGAACAGAAACAAGATGATCAATTTGGCTCTACTTCCAGAAGTGCTGTAACTGTGTATTCTTCTGTTCAAAATGCCAATGAAAGCCATCATCAAGTAAGATGTTTCACTAGTGCAGAGAGAGATACATGTGCTGGAAATTCTGATTTTACGCTGAAAGGAAAATTCCAGAGTTCACACAACGGATCTGCTCCAAAATCAGATACGCCGGTGCTATCTGTTTATGATGCCCTATTTCAGAATTGGATTCCTCCTCCATTAACTGTTGATGGATTATCTTCTGATGAAGACTGGCTGTTTGGTTCGGAACTTAAGGATGGAAGGTCTGATACCAAAAGAGTAAAACCTATTTCTGGTGCCATGAGGTGTTCAAGCACATCTTTGTGGCCTCGGGCTCAATACGTACCAGAGGTTGAAATATATGCATTGCCTTACACAGTTCCGTTTTGA
- the LOC107460172 gene encoding uncharacterized protein LOC107460172 has translation MRRVVNRAIFLGRALRSNSTVYGGFTGGSTVCQVAPYDTCSSSNSKWLSQNFVDRLSLSNPYLAHSVRFGSAAATSLAQDVQSNASLRSEEGFKSKDVVLFQYEACPFCNKVKAFLDYYDIPYKVVEVNPMNKKEIKWSDYKKVPILTVDGQQMVDSSEIIDKLVKRIRPDYDLDAAEEKKWREWVDNHLVHVLSPNIYRTVSEALESFEYITTQGNFSLSERLVAKYGGAAAMYFVSKKLKKKHNITDERAALYGAAEQWVDALKGRKFLGGMDPNLADLAVFGVLRPIRHLKSGKDMVEHTQIGKWYSDMDQAVGQSCRVNSDS, from the exons ATGCGACGTGTCGTTAATCGAGCCATATTTCTAGGCAGAGCCTTAAGGAGCAACTCCACCGTCTACGGTGGCTTTACCGGTGGTTCCACTGTTTGCCAGGTGGCTCCCTACGACACGTGCTCGAGTTCCAACTCTAAGTGGCTGTCTCAGAATTTCGTTGATCGCTTGAGCCTCTCAAATCCCTACTTAGCTCACAGTGTTAGGTTCGGTTCTGCAGCTGCCACGTCTCTCGCTCAAGATGTGCAATCGAATGCTTCGCTTCGCTCAGAAGAGGGTTTCAAGTCCAAAGACGTGGTTCTGTTTCAGTATGAGGCCTGTCCTTTCTGCAACAAAGTTAAAG CGTTTCTGGACTACTATGATATTCCATATAAAGTGGTGGAAGTAAATCCAATGAACAAGAAGGAGATCAAATGGTCTGATTACAAGAAGGTGCCTATTTTGACAGTTGATGGTCAACAAATGGTTGATTCTTCAG AGATAATTGATAAGTTGGTGAAACGGATACGTCCCGATTATGATTTAGATGCAGCTGAAGAGAAGAAGTGGCGCGA GTGGGTGGACAATCACTTGGTTCATGTATTGTCACCCAACATATATCGAACTGTTTCCGAGGCTCTTGAATCATTTGAGTATATCACCACTCAAG GTAATTTCAGTTTATCTGAGAGGTTAGTGGCGAAGTATGGCGGTGCTGCTGCTATGTATTTTGTgtcaaagaaattaaagaagaaacatAATATCACCGATGAGCGAGCAGCACTGTATGGAGCTGCAGAACAATGGGTTGATGCTTTGAAGGGCCGAAAGTTTCTTG GTGGAATGGATCCTAATTTAGCAGATCTTGCTGTCTTTGGTGTTCTACGACCCATCCGTCACCTCAAGTCAGGTAAAGATATGGTAGAGCACACACAGATTGGGAAATGGTACTCTGATATGGATCAGGCTGTAGGACAGTCTTGCAGAGTCAATTCAGATAGTTAA
- the LOC107460127 gene encoding serine/threonine-protein phosphatase 7 long form homolog, protein MIFGLQTHGLPVTGSNDHSKSGLENECMTQFSSAPGPNNHKGSRTKLAWFRTLKRRQHLTDSASRKIYVKCQIMYLFGTTLFSDKSGITVHWKYLPLLREFSHIHKFSCSLACLAQMYRFLSWAFKYDCKDMDGPLPLFLVWSWMRMPSIGPRWIQAFHSLATIEQYKNWTTADVRKRLDDLSPDGSVRDAYSPNRIVPHVIPFEINDGADLWSATVSLICFEVVERHPTDRVRRQFGFHQDPPVEPMKLVASHNIVLTGPKNKNWTWNTKNGSYNG, encoded by the exons ATGATTTTTGGACTCCAAACTCACGGCTTGCCAGTTACTGGATCAAATGACCACAGCAAAAGTGGGTTAGAGAATGAGTGCATGACCCAATTTAGTAGTGCTCCTGGCCCGAACAACCACAAAGGAAGCAGAACCAAGCTAGCATGGTTCCGTACCCTAAAACGGCGCCAACATTTGACTGACTCAGCTAGTAGGAAAATTTATGTAAAATGTCAAATAATGTATCTATTTGGAACGACGTTATTTAGTGATAAGTCTGGAATCACTGTGCACTGGAAGTATTTGCCGTTGCTTCGTGAATTTTCTCATATTCATAAGTTTAGTTGCAGTTTAGCTTGCCTTGCACAAATGTATCGATTCTTATCTTGGGCATTTAAGTATGATTGCAAGGACATGGATGGTCCTCTGCCATTGTTCCTTGTATGGTCATGGATGCGAATGCCGTCAATAGGACCACGATGGATACAAGCTTTCCACTCGCTTGCAA CTATCGAGCAGTATAAAAATTGGACAACTGCGGACGTCAGGAAAAGGTTGGACGATCTTTCTCCAGACGGG TCTGTGCGGGACGCATACAGTCCCAACCGGATTGTGCCGCATGTTATTCCATTTGAGATCAACGATGGTGCAGATCTCTGGAGTGCGACTGTGTCTTTAATATGCTTTGAGGTTGTGGAGCGGCATCCCACTGATAGGGTCAGAAGACAGTTTGGCTTTCATCAAGACCCGCCAGTTGAACCTATGAAACTCGTCGCGTCCCATAACATAGTGCTGACGggtccaaaaaataaaaactggaCGTGGAACACGAAGAATGGATCTTACAATGGTTAA